Sequence from the Actinocatenispora sera genome:
CCGGTCCGCGTAGTCGCGCAGCAGCACCTTGCCCCGCTCCGGATCGATCCACTCGCCCCGCGCCACCTGCCCCTCAACGATCGCCAAGGCACGCAGAGCCAGCGGCCGCGTTGGATAGGTCTCGGCGCCGTTGCGCATCCGCCCATCCGGCCCCGGATACCGGACCTGAAACCGTCCTGACGGCAGCTTGCGCACGTTGCCGAAATGGCGGTGGCCCTCCTTGTTGGGCATCAGGCCACCTCCCGCAGCCCGCGCCACACGTCGGAGACGGTCATGGCCTCGACCCTGCCGGCGTGGACATGCGCCCACACGTCGGAGCTGAGCAGCCGGACGCTGCGGCCGACCTTGTGGAACGGGATGCGCCGCTCGGCGACGAGCCGACGGACGTAGCGGGTACTCATCTTCATGACCGCCGCCGCTTCCTCAACGGTCAACACACTGTCCTCTATGGACATACGAGAATCCTCCCCAGGTCTCATGCCGCGTGGCCTGTTGCCGAAAGTCGTTGCAGGACTTGCTGTTTCGCCGCGTCGAGTTGCGCGCGCCATTGCTGGCGCTCGGCGATCTTGCGCAGGAAGTGCACGTGTGGTGGCGGCACGTCGGGGTCGTCGCGGGAGGCGAGTTGGTACTCGAACCGATCGAGCGTCGCCGCCTGGCCCTGCCCGGGACCGTCCGCCTGGTCCTGGGCAGTGCCGGCCGCCTGGTCGCCGTCGTCGTTGCCGGTTGCCGAAAGGGCGAGGAGTGCTTTGACCCAGGCTTTGCGGTCGCCGCGGTGGTCGGCGAGGGTCTTGTTCGACCACTGCCGGGAGACCAGCACGCGCCGTCCGGTGAAGCCGAGGGTGCGCCGCTGGTGGACCTTGCCCTTGCACCGTCCCGGCCGTGCAGTGGCTTTCGCGTTCTTGGGTTGGATGCCGTAGAGCAGCCAGTTCGGGCAGGTCGGCGAGCACGGCAGGGTTTGCAGCTCGTCCGCCAGGCGCGCCATGTGCTGTTCCTGCGCCCGCGAGTCGGGCGACACGGCGTCGGTGATGTCCTTGGCGATGTACTTCGTGATGTAGCGGATGGTTTTCTCGGCGTTGTCGGAGCCGCCGCGCACGCCCTTGACGTCGACCGTGCCCAGCCGCGCCACGTGGGCAGGCTCGGCGGCGGGGTCGTCGTCGATGGCATCCAGGGCCTCATCCCAGGTCGGCAGCGCCGCACCTGTCGTCGGGTCACGGTAGGCCAGCGCATCCGCGTCCCAGGTCGGGAGCGGCCCGTCGGGGTCGTAGACGAGCCGGTCATGCGCGGGCCACCACACCTGGTGGTAGGTCGCGGCAGCGACTTGCTTGACCAGCTTGCGGGCCAGCGCACCACGCACCGCGAAGTGCCCGTGCGGGGCGAGCCGCTTCTGCATCTCGATCGACCCGGCGTACTGGACTTTCCAGCCGACGGCGCGGCGCAGGTTCTGCCAGAACCGGTCGATGACCTTCGCGAAGTGGATAGCGTCCAACGCCGCGGCCCGGTAGTCGTACGCGTCGGGGTCGACCGGGGTGCCCAGTCGGGGGTCATGCTGCGCGTGCAGCTCCCCGCACTCGCACGGCTGCACCCGGCCGCGCCGGTAGTACGACGAGTGCACCGCCCCGTACGAGCCGAGGGTGAGGGTCAGGAACATCGAGTCCCGGTGCTCGTGGCCGTCGGAGCCGATGTGCGGGTGCGGGATGGTGCGGTTCGCGACCGGGAGCCGGGGCAGGTCGGGTGCGTCCTGGCGCCGTTTGGTCGACCGCTTCCGCGCCGGAGCCGTCTCCTGTTCGTCGGTGCCGTCCTTCCGGCCGCCGGGCAGGACCGAGCCGCGGATGCCGGCGGCGGTGATCTGCTCGTCCACCTGGTCGATCTCGGCGTCCAGCTCGGCGACCTGGTCCCATTCGGCGGCCATCACCACCGAGGTCCGGGCGAATTCCAGGACGGCCCGGTACTCGACCAACTCCCGCTGCTCGTCTGTTGGTGCGTCCGGGGTCGTCACCGGTTCGTCCGTGAGGTGCCAGCCCTCGCGGATCTGCTGCATCCGCAGCCGGCGGTTCGCCTCGGCGCACGGTTCGCACTTGGCCGCAGACGTGGCGCCGCACGGCACGGAGATCAGCTCGGTTTCGCCGGTGGCGGTGTTGGTGCGGCGCAGCCACACCGGCTTGACGCACACCCCGAACTGCTTCGC
This genomic interval carries:
- a CDS encoding excisionase family DNA-binding protein; protein product: MLTVEEAAAVMKMSTRYVRRLVAERRIPFHKVGRSVRLLSSDVWAHVHAGRVEAMTVSDVWRGLREVA
- a CDS encoding replication initiator, whose amino-acid sequence is MAAELAKQFGVCVKPVWLRRTNTATGETELISVPCGATSAAKCEPCAEANRRLRMQQIREGWHLTDEPVTTPDAPTDEQRELVEYRAVLEFARTSVVMAAEWDQVAELDAEIDQVDEQITAAGIRGSVLPGGRKDGTDEQETAPARKRSTKRRQDAPDLPRLPVANRTIPHPHIGSDGHEHRDSMFLTLTLGSYGAVHSSYYRRGRVQPCECGELHAQHDPRLGTPVDPDAYDYRAAALDAIHFAKVIDRFWQNLRRAVGWKVQYAGSIEMQKRLAPHGHFAVRGALARKLVKQVAAATYHQVWWPAHDRLVYDPDGPLPTWDADALAYRDPTTGAALPTWDEALDAIDDDPAAEPAHVARLGTVDVKGVRGGSDNAEKTIRYITKYIAKDITDAVSPDSRAQEQHMARLADELQTLPCSPTCPNWLLYGIQPKNAKATARPGRCKGKVHQRRTLGFTGRRVLVSRQWSNKTLADHRGDRKAWVKALLALSATGNDDGDQAAGTAQDQADGPGQGQAATLDRFEYQLASRDDPDVPPPHVHFLRKIAERQQWRAQLDAAKQQVLQRLSATGHAA